DNA from Amorphoplanes friuliensis DSM 7358:
GGCGCGCTTGCCGACGTCCTTGGCACCCTTGATGCGCAGGAACTCGACGGCCTTGTCGAAGTCACCGTCGGACTCGTCGAGCGCCTTCTTGCAGTCCATCATGCCGGCGCCGGTGAGGTCGCGGATCTTCTTCACGTCCGCGGCGGTGTAGTTGGCCATGACTCTCTCTCGATGCTTGAGGTCCGGATCGGGAAGGGCCGGCCGCCGTCACCGGCGGCCGGCTTCCTGAGGAATTACTCCGCGGTGGCGGCGACGGGCTCGGCGACCGCGGTCGGGTTGTCCGGGACGGCGTCGACGACCGGGGTGGCGTCGTTGCCCGGAGTCGCGGCGGCAGCCGGCGCGGCGGGCGCGGCGGCGGGCTCAGCGGCGGGCTCGGCGTCCGCGGCCTTCTTGTCGGCGCCCTCGTAGAGGTCGCGCTCCCACTCGGGCAGCGGCTCGCCGGCGGCGACGGTGCCCGGCTCGGGCTTGTCGTCGCTGCCACGGTTACGGCCGGAACGCTTGATCAGACCGTCGGCGACAGCAGCCGCGATGACCTTGGTCAGCAGCTCGGCGGAGCGGATCGCGTCGTCGTTGCCCGGGATCGGGAAGTCGACCTCGTCCGGGTCACAGTTGGTGTCCAGCACCGCGATGACCGGGATGCCCAGCTTGCGGGCCTCGTCGACGGCGATGTGCTCCTTCTTGGTGTCGACGACCCAGATCGCCGACGGCACCTTCGTCATGTCCCGCAGACCACCGAGGGTCTTGGTGAGCTTGGTCTGCTCACGGAACAGCTGAAGGGTCTCCTTCTTGGTGTAACCGGCGGCGGTCCCGGTGAGGTCACCGATCGCCTCGAGCTCCTTCATGCGCTGGAGCCGCTTGTACACCGTCTGGAAGTTGGTCAGCATGCCACCGAGCCAGCGGTGGTTGACGTACGGCTGGCCGACGCGGGTCGCGTGCTCCGCGATCGCTTCCTGAGCCTGCTTCTTCGTGCCGACGAAGAGGATGTGGCCACCCTCGGCGACGGTGTCGCGGACGTACGCGTAGGCCTTCTCGATGTACTCGAGGGTCTGGCGCAGGTCGATGATGTAGATACCGTTGCGCTCGGTGAAGATGAAGCGCTTCATCTTCGGGTTCCAGCGCCGGGTCTGGTGCCCGAAGTGGACACCGCTCTCCAGCAGCTGACGCATGGTCACGACGGCCATGGTGAATTGCTCCCTGTTATTCCCTGGTTGTCACGCTCACCGGCGGTGGGCGTCCTGGCGCCCGGTCGCCGGCCCAGGTGGGGCCCGACATCATCGGGACCAGGGAGGGCCGTCGCTGACGGCTCACCATCGGACCGGTCGAACCGGTCCGGCGGGCACGTGCAGAGGGCGCGCGAGGTCGACCGCACGAGGCGGTCGCCGTCGACAAGCATACGCCGTTCGCGACCGGGCCCGCTGCCGGGGTTTTTGTCGCTTTGCCCGGTCTCTGTCCGGCCTCTGGAGCGGCGCTCCGAGGTGTGGCTCTCAGGAGACGTTTTCAGGCGACGCCGAGCCCGGCAGCCAGGAGGAGGATCAGGCCGATCGGGAGGTACACGAGCGGCGGGCGCAGCCAGGCGTCGCGGCCGCTCGTCTTGATTCCCGCGAGCGTGTAGAGACCCAGGCCGGTCATTGGCAGGCCGAGCGTCAGCAGCACGGCCGGCACGATGCCCCGCGAGGCGGGATCGTCGACGAAGGTCGCCTGCACCAGCAACAGGACGGCCGGGATCAACAGGACGACCGTGAGGACAGCGAACACCAGTGCCGAAACCGGGCGCTTCGGGGCGGCCGAGGCCATCGGCACCATGCTCGTCGGCTGGTTGTAGGCCGGCGGCGGGCTCTCCGGCGTGACCCCGGAGCCGTACGTGGTGGTGGTCGTCACGGTCGAGACCGCCGGCGGGTCCGCGGCGGCGGCGCTGGTCGGCCGGACCGTCGGATACTCCGGGCCGCGCACCGGCATGCGGATCGAGCCCGAGTCCGAGGACGACAAGGCATGGCTGCCCGACGTCGTCACCGGGTCCGGGGGCGAGTAGCCGGCCGGGGTCGCGTACGGGTCGGCGGGGCGTTGCTCCGGCAGACGGAACGCGCCGCTCGGCCGCTCGTAGACACCCGAGTCGTAGGCGTTGGCCGCCGCGGGGTCACTCGGGCGCTGACCCGTGTACCAGCTGGGCTCGGGCTCTTCGGCGTACCGGCGATGTCCTTCCACGATTTCGCACCGTAGGTGACTCGGGGTCCGGATGCCACCGCTGAGGCCCTATCACATGACCACGGTGACCCTGCGGTTATCCACAATCGCACTCTGTCCACAACCGGGTCCCCCGGCAGGGGAAATCTGCGCCAGGGTCGCCGCCATGACAACGGAGAGAAAGGCGGTCGGCGCGTACGGGGAGCGGATGGCCGAGGAGCACCTGCGGGCCCAGGGGCTGGTCGTGCTGGCCCGCAACTGGCGCTGCGCCGACGGCGAGATCGACCTGATCCTCCGCGACGGCGACGACGTGGTGTTCTGCGAGGTCAAGACCCGCCGCGGCGACCGCTTCGGCACACCGGCCGAGGCGATCGGCCCGGCCAAGGTCCGCCGTCTGCGCCGGCTCGCTGCCCACTGGCTCTCGGAGTCCCCGGTACGCCCGCACGAGATCCGCTTCGACGTGGTGGCCGTCCTCCCCCAGCGACGCGGGGCGACCGTGGTCGAGCATGTCCGTGCGGCGTTCTAGGTGAGTTATGCCCGCGTGTTGTGCGTCGGTCTGGTCGGCGTCGAAGGTCACCTGATCGAGGTGGAGGCCGACCTGTCGCCGGGGCTGCCGGCGGTGGTGCTGACAGGCCTGCCGGACACCGCCCTGCACGAGGCGCGCGACCGCGTCCGCGCGGCGGTCGTGAACTCCGGCCAGACCTGGCCCAACCGCCGCATCACCGTGAACCTGCTCCCGGCGACCCTCCCGAAACACGGCAGTGCCTTCGACCTGGCCATCGCCGCAGCACTCCTGGCCGGCGCGGGTGAGCTGCCGGCGGCACCCCTGGAAGGCGTCGTGGTCCTGGGCGAGCTCGGCCTGGACGGGGCGGTGCGCCCGATCCGCGGCGTGCTCCCGATGGTGGCGGCGGCCGTACGCGCCGGGATGACGCGGGTGATCGTCCCGCTGGGCAATGCGCGTGAGGCCACGGTGGTGCCCGGCGTGACCGTGCGGGCGGTCGACTCGCTGCACCGGCTGGTCGCGTACGTGCGGGGTGAGGACCGTCTGCTGGACCCGCCGCCGGCCCTGCCGGAGCCCCCGGTCGGTGGCCCGGACCTGGCCGACGTGGCCGGTCAGGAGCTCGGGCGGTACGCCCTGGAGGTCGCCGCCGCGGGTGGTCACCACCTGGCGATGCTCGGCCCGCCGGGTGCCGGCAAGACGATGCTCGCCGAGCGCCTCCCGTCCGTCCTGCCGCCCCTGGACGACGCCTCGGCGCTGGAGGTCACAGCCCTGCACTCGATCGCCGGTGTACTCCCCCACGACGGCCGCCTCGTCCGCCGCCCGCCGTTCCAGGCGCCCCACCACAGCGCGAGCCTGGCGGCGCTGGTGGGCGGCGGCTCGGGACTGGCCCGGCCGGGCGCGTTGTCGCTGGCCCACCGCGGGGTGCTGTTCCTCGACGAGGCACCGGAGTTTGCCAACGCGGCGCTGCAGGCCCTCCGGCAGCCGCTGGAGAGCGGACGGGTGCTGCTGGCCCGGGCCCGCGGCAACACGGAATACCCCGCGCGGGTCCAGATGGTGCTGGCCGCGAATCCGTGCCCGTGCGCCAACCCGGCCGGCGACCAGTTCTGCGAGTGCACAGCACTGGCGCGGCGGCGCTATCTCGGCAAGTTGTCGGGGCCGCTGCTCGACCGCATCGACATCCAGATCCGGATCCAGCCGCTGAGCGCGGCCCAGCTGATGACGGCTTCCGCACCGGCCGAGGGATCACCGGAGGTCGCCGTGCGGGTGGCGGCGGCTCGTTCGGCGGCGGCGGCCCGGTGGTCTCCGGGTGGCTGGCGGGTCAACGCCGAGGTGCCGGGCCCGCAGCTGCGCCGGCCACCGTTCCGGCTGGCGGCACGCGACACCGCCGTGCTCCGGGCGGGGCTGGACCGCGGGGTGCTGTCGGCCCGCGGCTTCGACCGGATCCTGCGTCTGGCCTGGTCGATCGCGGACCTGGACGGACGTGACCGGCCGACCGGGACGGACGTGGACGAGGCGGCACAACTACGAATGGGAGAGGCGCATGACCGAAACTCCTGATCCCGGCACGGAGGCGGACCGCCTGGCCCGGGTCGCGCTCACCTGGCTCGGTGAGCCCGGCAACCGGACCGTATGGCAGCTGGTCCAGGCCGGAGGGGCCGAGGCGACCCTGGCCCGGCTGCTCCGCGGCGACGTCCCCGAATCAGCCCTGCGGACGGCGGTGATCTCACGCTCCGCGGCCGGCGATCCCCGCCGGCTGGCCGAGATCGCCCTGCGCCGGACGGAACGCCTCGGGGCGCGCGTGGTGGTGCCCTCGGATCCCGAATGGCCCACCACAGTGGACACGCTGGCGACCCTCGAGGTCGACGGTGGGGGCCGGATCAATCGAGACGTCCGGCCGCCACTGTGCCTGTGGGTGCGTGGCGGGTGGCCGTTGGACGAGGCGTTCGCGCGTTCGGTGGCCGTGGTGGGTGCGCGTGCTGCCACCAACTACGGGCTGCACGTCACCAACGATCTTGCGTACGGGCTGGCGGAACGCGAGTGGACAGTGGTGTCCGGCGGGGCGTTCGGCATCGACGCCGCCGCGCACCGGGCCGCGTTGTCGGCCGGCGGCCTGACGGTTGCGGTGCTGGCGTGCGGGGTCGACCGGCCGTACCCGATGGGAAACGCCGCGATGTTCGAGCAGATCGCCGACAGCGGGGTGCTGATGAGCGAATGGCCCCCGGGCTCGGAACCTCTGCGCCACCGCTTCTTGATCCGCAACCGCGTGATCGCCGCGGCGACCGCGGGAACGGTGCTCGTCGAGGCCGCAGCCCGCAGCGGCGCGGTCCAGACGATGAGCAGAACCATCGCCCTCAACCGCCGCGCGATGGTCGTCCCGGGCCCGGTCACCTCGGCGATGTCGGTCGGCTGCCACGAACTGCTCCGGAAGTACCCCGAAACGACGCTGGTGACAGGGCTGCCGCACGTGCTGGACGAGGTCGGCAAGATCGGCGAATACCTGGCCGAGGTGCCCCGCGGCCGGGAACGACCCCACGACAGCCTGGACGAGGAGTCGGCCCTGGTGCTGGAAGCCGTGCCACGACGCGGCACCGCGGGCCCGGAAGAACTCGCGACCAAGTCCGGGCTCGGCGTGCGCACAGTCCTGCGTCGGCTGTCCCTGTTGGAGATGGCCGGCCTGGTGGTACGCCGCAACGACGGGGTCGCGCTGGTGCGTTGAGCGCCTCAGCCCTCGGTGTCGTCCTGCTCCTTGCGGTGGACCTTCATCCAGGCCTCGACGTCGTCCGTCGACCAGACCTTGCCCTGGGCGAGGTCGGCAACAGGCGCAGGAAAGTCCGCCCGGCTGGTGATCTGGTAGGCCCGCTGACGGCTCACACCGCCCAGCCGCTCACGGATCTCGTGCGCACCCATCAATCGGATCGGCTTAGCTGCCACATGATCGACCGTAGGCGTATGACTATTAGTCATGGGTCAACTTCGCGAAGGACAGCTAGTCGTATGTCAACTACGGTGGTCGCATGACTATCCCTCGTAGACGGCGCCCGGACCCGGTGCCGTACGAGCCGTCCCACAAACGCCAATGGCGTTCCCTGTGGCGGCGATGCTCGTGCGGCCTGCCGGCTCCGTGCGTGGACCGTTTGGTCCCGGCGCCGCCTCTTCCCTTCCCTCAGGTCCGGGCTTCACCCGCCTCGTCCTCCACGGACGCGACTGCCCGAGCCCGGGACCCCGCGCCTTCGACCCGCCCGACCGGCTTCATCCGCATGAACAGCAACGGGTACGCGGCCTGGAACACCGAACCGGACGAGCCGGTCGAACCCCGCAGCTACGACACCGGCTGGTTCGACCCACCACCCCACCAACCCGGCGACGACGTCGCTCCGGGAGCCCATATTCCGGCCCAGACCCGGCGGCGTGTGACCGACGAAGGTCTCCGCGAAGCGGCCAGGGCCAGGGTCAGGGATCCCGTTCGTCCCGCCGACGGAAGCAGCACCGATGGCCGGTCCGAGCCGTGGAACACCAGCGGATATCGCAATCCCCGCAGCAACTGCGAGACCGGCCGCCCTCCCGACATCGTGGGCCCCGCTCTCTGGGAAGGAGTCGGGTCGATTGGTTATCCCGATCAGCAGTGGGCAGCCGGACCCAGCCACGGGCACCGACCGCGGGACGGACTTCGGTCCGACGATCCAGCTGACGAGGCCGACCAGTTTCAAGCCGAAGCAACGACGGTGGCACCCAGCGAACTCTGGCGGCCTGGACTTTCGCATCATCCTGAGGCAAGCGGGCCGATCAGCTTTCCTCCCCGAACCGCTTCCGACACCCGATCCGAACCGGCCGACCATCGGCAGGCCGATTCGTACGAACCTTCAGAGAGCGAGCACGACTTCCATGCTCGAGCACCCGCGTGGTTGGCGCCCACTGTGCTGCTCTCGCAGATCGGGCGTGCCGGCGGGCTCACTCCGGCTCAGGCCTACCGGGCCAGTCGGGGCCGCTCATGGTGAACCCGCAGCATCTGGGCGCACGACCGGCATGGGATTGCCAGGCTTGCGGGCAACCCTGGCCGTGCGCACCCGCGAAGAGCGAGATGCTCGTCGAGTTCCGGCGATACCCGTCCAGCTTGACGATCTACATGTCCTCGTACATGGCCGAGGCGCTGAACGATCTCAGTGCACACGGTCAGACACCGCCGGCGGATCTCTACGACCGGTTCCTGGCGTGGGTGCGGCCGAGCCTGACCGGGGTGACGCCGGTGCACGAAATCACGGATATTCAACGCTGATCGCGACTCCTGCCATTCTCGGCGACGGTTGTCGCAGCAGTTTCAGGATGTCGCGGTAATGAAGGCAGACGGCGGCCGGGACCTCGCAGGGACCGCCGACCGCCGCAGCCTTCTTTCACCACGGAACGCGGTTCGACGTGGCAGTACGAGCGTATCGACATCGATTCGTACGTACAATGCAACGAAACAACGTGATCACGTACCGTATGAATCATGATCGATCCCTCAGCCGACCGCGCGGTCTTCCGCCAGCTCGCCGATCTGCTGCGCGACCAGATCACCTCCGGCGACCTCGCGCCCGGCGAACCACTGCCGAGCGAGCTGCGCCTGGCCCAGGAGTACGCCATCAGCCGCACCACCGTGCGTCAGGCCATCGGCCAGCTGCGCACCGAAGGTCTCGTCACGGTCGACCGCCCACGAGGGACCTTCGTCCGCGTGCCCGAGCCCACCGAAACGATCACCCTCCCCCGAGGCGCCCGCGCCGCCGCCCGCATGCCAACCGACGCCGAACGCCGCCACCACCGCCTGCCCGAAGGCGTCCCGGTCCTGGTCATCACCACATCGGACGGCACCACAACGGTCCACCCGGCAGACCGCGTCCAACTGACCCGCCCCTGACCGGACCCGCTCTCCTCGCCCCAGCACGTTCTCGCGCGAAGCGCGGAACGGCCCGGGATCCCGCCCGCTGCTGACCACCCGCACCGGCCGGCCCCATCCGCCGAGGATGAAGCCCACTCCGCAACGGCAGCACGCAACGCCCGATCACCAGCCGCGACCGGATCGATGCTTGCTTGCCCATTCGCCCCGGTCCGGCTCGACAAGACCACTGCGCAGCAGCCAATCCGGCCTGGCGCTGGTCGGCCCGTCGACGCCGACAAGGCCAGTGCGTAGCGCCCCATCCAGCCTGGCACTGGTCAGCGGCCGGCCGCTCGTTGCGCGATCAGATCACCGCGCCGCAGAGGACCCAACATCGGTGAAGTCGGGCCCTCGCGCCTCCGACCACACCCCAACATCGCTGAAGTTGGGCCCTCGGACCTCGAGCGACAGCCCAACATCGCTGAAGTCGGGCCCTCGAACCCCGACCACACCCCAACATCCGTGAGCCTTTTTCATCGTGTTGGTGCTGGTCACGGTGATGGCTGTGGGTCGGGTATCGATGAAGGTGAGGCTCCCGGTAAGACAGCAGTCGACCAAGATCCGATGCCCCAACCGGGAGCCTCACCATGCTGTCTTACCCCGCGACGATCTCTCTGTCCAGCCAGTCCCTGAACCACCTGACCACCCTCATCCGCCACCACCGCCGGCAACGACGGTCGCGGTGGCGGGTCCTGGCCCCGGCCCGGCAAGCCCTGCTCGCCCTGGCCCACCTGCGCAACGGCGACACCTACCACCGCCTGGCCACCGGCTTCGCCATCAGCACCAGCACCGCCTGGCGTTACGTCCGCGAAGCCATCGACCTACTCGCCGCCACCGCACCAGACCTGACCACCGCCATGACCCGGATCCGGCGGCTCTGTTTCGTGATCCTCGACGGGACCCTAATCTCGATCGACCGGGTCGCCGACGACAAGGCGTACTACTCCGGTAAACACCGCCGGCACGGCATGAACATCCAAGTCGTCGCCGACCCCGCCGGCCGGCTCATCTGGGCCTCACCTGGACTACCTGGCAGGACACATGACCTGACCGCGGCCCGCACCCACGGCCTGATCGACGCCCTGACC
Protein-coding regions in this window:
- the rpsB gene encoding 30S ribosomal protein S2, whose amino-acid sequence is MAVVTMRQLLESGVHFGHQTRRWNPKMKRFIFTERNGIYIIDLRQTLEYIEKAYAYVRDTVAEGGHILFVGTKKQAQEAIAEHATRVGQPYVNHRWLGGMLTNFQTVYKRLQRMKELEAIGDLTGTAAGYTKKETLQLFREQTKLTKTLGGLRDMTKVPSAIWVVDTKKEHIAVDEARKLGIPVIAVLDTNCDPDEVDFPIPGNDDAIRSAELLTKVIAAAVADGLIKRSGRNRGSDDKPEPGTVAAGEPLPEWERDLYEGADKKAADAEPAAEPAAAPAAPAAAATPGNDATPVVDAVPDNPTAVAEPVAATAE
- a CDS encoding YraN family protein, translating into MTTERKAVGAYGERMAEEHLRAQGLVVLARNWRCADGEIDLILRDGDDVVFCEVKTRRGDRFGTPAEAIGPAKVRRLRRLAAHWLSESPVRPHEIRFDVVAVLPQRRGATVVEHVRAAF
- a CDS encoding YifB family Mg chelatase-like AAA ATPase — translated: MSYARVLCVGLVGVEGHLIEVEADLSPGLPAVVLTGLPDTALHEARDRVRAAVVNSGQTWPNRRITVNLLPATLPKHGSAFDLAIAAALLAGAGELPAAPLEGVVVLGELGLDGAVRPIRGVLPMVAAAVRAGMTRVIVPLGNAREATVVPGVTVRAVDSLHRLVAYVRGEDRLLDPPPALPEPPVGGPDLADVAGQELGRYALEVAAAGGHHLAMLGPPGAGKTMLAERLPSVLPPLDDASALEVTALHSIAGVLPHDGRLVRRPPFQAPHHSASLAALVGGGSGLARPGALSLAHRGVLFLDEAPEFANAALQALRQPLESGRVLLARARGNTEYPARVQMVLAANPCPCANPAGDQFCECTALARRRYLGKLSGPLLDRIDIQIRIQPLSAAQLMTASAPAEGSPEVAVRVAAARSAAAARWSPGGWRVNAEVPGPQLRRPPFRLAARDTAVLRAGLDRGVLSARGFDRILRLAWSIADLDGRDRPTGTDVDEAAQLRMGEAHDRNS
- the dprA gene encoding DNA-processing protein DprA translates to MTETPDPGTEADRLARVALTWLGEPGNRTVWQLVQAGGAEATLARLLRGDVPESALRTAVISRSAAGDPRRLAEIALRRTERLGARVVVPSDPEWPTTVDTLATLEVDGGGRINRDVRPPLCLWVRGGWPLDEAFARSVAVVGARAATNYGLHVTNDLAYGLAEREWTVVSGGAFGIDAAAHRAALSAGGLTVAVLACGVDRPYPMGNAAMFEQIADSGVLMSEWPPGSEPLRHRFLIRNRVIAAATAGTVLVEAAARSGAVQTMSRTIALNRRAMVVPGPVTSAMSVGCHELLRKYPETTLVTGLPHVLDEVGKIGEYLAEVPRGRERPHDSLDEESALVLEAVPRRGTAGPEELATKSGLGVRTVLRRLSLLEMAGLVVRRNDGVALVR
- a CDS encoding winged helix-turn-helix domain-containing protein, which produces MIDPSADRAVFRQLADLLRDQITSGDLAPGEPLPSELRLAQEYAISRTTVRQAIGQLRTEGLVTVDRPRGTFVRVPEPTETITLPRGARAAARMPTDAERRHHRLPEGVPVLVITTSDGTTTVHPADRVQLTRP
- a CDS encoding IS5/IS1182 family transposase: MLSYPATISLSSQSLNHLTTLIRHHRRQRRSRWRVLAPARQALLALAHLRNGDTYHRLATGFAISTSTAWRYVREAIDLLAATAPDLTTAMTRIRRLCFVILDGTLISIDRVADDKAYYSGKHRRHGMNIQVVADPAGRLIWASPGLPGRTHDLTAARTHGLIDALTTAGVITFADRAYQSVQRPFITPYKKHKGRKVFTAWNKKFNRDHAAIRANGERANATLKQWKILTQIRCSPGRTTPIVQAIQVLHSVETAQHPR